DNA from Malus sylvestris chromosome 11, drMalSylv7.2, whole genome shotgun sequence:
ATAGGCACGTTGACTTAGCAATCACGGTTTATCTCTCGGAGCAATCTGCTTCTCGTAACGCTGCCTAAACTTGGCCATCTGGCTCATATGCTCAGCCATTTGGCGTTTCGCCTTCAAGTGGTAGACTTTACCAGCGTGGTGGATCTTGGGCATCATAACCTGCATCAATCTCCCACTCTGTGTCACGTACGATATCCATTGCATCTGAGGGTGCAtccctttcttcatctcctccGATAATCTGCAGTTTCAAAGCATCACTTCTCAGTTATCAAAACATCACCTTTCACAAATTCACACCCAAATCTATCAAAAATCAAACGAAATTGAGAAACAAAATAACTATCACAACTCAAAAACACAGAGCATTTTTCAGTGTATCAAACGGTTGGTAGAAgcatttcatcaaacagttGGTGTTCATCTTCACTTTAAGCcccaaattttattaatttgactGGTTCCCTTTGAATATTATAAAGCACCAAGTTTTACTTATACgcatttcatcaaacagttGGTGTGCATTGACACTGTTTCCTTCGATGTTCATAgtcacgttagctaaaccctaaaccctaaaacctaaaccctaaaccctaaaccctaaaccataaGTGAATGTGTCACCAGTAAAAACAGAGGATTcgaaaatataagtaaaaataTAAAAGGGATGGGAAATCTAATGGCGTGTGAAGTGGAATACTACTAGTACTTACAGAGATTAAAGCAAAGCCGACGACAGAATGAGAGCTTCCAAATACGATCGTCAGGTTCCGACGCCCTTCTTGTTGCTTGGTCGTCAAAACAGAGTGTAATAAAATGTGTCCGACGGCCTTGCTAACGCGGGCTTACAATTAGATTTGGGCCTCCACCTTACAATTATGATGCTTGCTCCCAATCTTCGATGCTCGCTATAGTACATTGAAATACTCAGGCCTCCTTTGGCACACCGTATAAATGACCGGATAAGAATAATTATACAAATTCAATTTTGGTGCAGTTTCGTATTAGATAGACTCCGGATTAATTATTCTGGCCCCACTTATTATATACAGCTCACGTTGTATAACTAATCAATAATGTTATTCTTACCATATTTTTGTACAACAATTatataccactttaggtggcaTCTAATGTGGACAGTCACATCATCTAAATTAATTAGCatttaatttcaaaatgttaatcaataattaataaaaagattgttaattaaatgatgattgtggtatacgaggagtctCATTCTTTCACCTAAGATTATTTAAGTGttctaattaataaaaagacTCCTCATTCTTCCACCTACGATTATTTAAGTGttctaattaataaaaagattgaaattaaatgatgtagCTTGTCCAACTCATCTGTCACCTAAGATGATGGTAAAGAAATGTGGTACAAAATTGTGGTAAGAATAGCATTACGTATAACTAATACACTATAAAACCTTAGTATTATTTAGTCGGGTAGGAAATTGCTCGCTTTCTCCGTCCCCTCAATCCACCGCACCCACCACCAACTCTCGACGTCGTGTCCTTAGTGAACCACAAGGCATTGCTAAAGACCAGACAATGCCTCGCCGACGACCGTATCACCAACGAACTGATGCCCTGATTGTAGATCTGAGGAGGATGGTGAACGTGATGATGGAGCAGGTTCTCTGTCACTGCATCGGCTTCGATTCGTCCTCCAGAAAAGGGTTTTATAGACTTCATCCTCCATAAAAGGGTTTTACATACTTACCCAGCATTttgtgtttagggcttttttcAATTTGGAAATGCAAAATTGTGAGCAACTTTGTTCGGTTTACTGGGTTGGGGAAGATGCGGTGGCGAGAAGCCATGTTCAACAATTGAGATGTTCACAAATTGACTGAGGTTGGGGTGGGTATGGTGTTTGTCACCGGAATTGAATGAGGGTGGTGTGGCGATGGCGTTTGTTAGTGTGTGGGATGAAGGGACAAGGgcgctgattttttttttttctgttcttaaaatttttaaaacatattaATAGAAAGTTTAAAAGAAGACTAGAAGATGAAAACACACTTTGTAtgtgaacaatttcattttcttttttggttttgattaaggagtgattagtttttaaaatttttaaaaatagtatgAGATAATGATGGTAGGATCTCTTAATAAGggcatatttttcttaatattacataattaccatTTTTCCCTCTTTATGTAAATattattgtgtatcaaaagtgaaggtaaataggaaaaatagggatatgattgtcattttcttaAAAGATACaatattactattttgccctctcATGTCAATATTGTGTATTGAAAGGTGAGGGCAAATTTGGAAAAAGTGGGGAAAAAAGTTGACAAAGGATCTTCTCTTAATAGAACAGAATGGATAATGGTTTGAAGGCAGAATATATCATCACAAATTTGTTCTTTTTTGGTCTTTTTTctcattaataaaattaataatagttCGAACTCTTTATTTGGAACAGTACTAAacacaatataaataatacgTCATTAGTCTAATACTGCACTAAACGCCcaactaatttagtcagtactatctgGTGGTTATTTATCTTATCCAatagaaatagtcagtacagttcGAGCTGCCAAACAAGGCCttaatataattatttattgACGGTCGATGTCTCTGTCATTATATATGAATGTAAATAAGTGATTGTAATAGTATATGGATGTATTGTACTTAATCTCCAATTTCGAGTGCTACTTATTTATGCTCAGCTTTCAATGATATTTTTGACTAGTTTACCTTTTTGTTAGAATGACGTAgaatcattttttttcaatctcTCATAATACTTTGGGAAATACCCAAAAATCgaacaattttttaatcttgggACAAAAATAGGACAAACCGGTCATGTACAAGCCATGCACACCATGCACAAAACCAAATTTAATAAATACTCacatataaatactaaaaatcAGAAGCCCATTGCATCATTTTCTCATTTGGAAGAGAGGGATGTCGAGAGAGCTCTATGAGCTCTGAGTTTCTAGGTTGAGGTCAGATCTCTGAGCTTCGATTTCAAAGAGAGAGAAGTCCAAAGAGAGGTGAGAAGAGTgagttgggttttgggttgaccTCATACTtgtgatttcgaacaaagagatGCGAAGAGAGGTGAGATAAGTGGAGCTGTGTTTTGTACTATATTTTCTATTTTGGCCagaaagttccattttttccaGTGACTGAAGCTTCGACATGCATAGTAAGGTAGGGTGTTTAGTTCCAAGTTCCTTCATCAATGATTTTTGTTTGTAAGATGAATTAATACATAgaagttaaattagggtttgtgtttcatgttggGGCCTATGGATTGTGGAATAAATTTTAGGCTTTGACGTTCTACAAAACTAGGATGGAACCATTTATAGTTCAAGTGTTAAATTGCAtaaatttgtgaaaattttTCCATAATGTGCATATGGTGTGCATGGCTACATCTTAATATGAAAAGCGGGAATGTTCACTAGTTATGATACACGTATGTTGTGCCCCGGAAATAAGCGAGTATGACCACAACCTAGTTGGCCTCAGCAAAAaactaaattaagaaaaagcttAGAGGATGTTAAGGATCATGCGTATCCATTAAATAACGACAACGAGTATCATGTTTTCCACGTGCACGATTAAGCAGTGATCGATATACATAACAAGACTTTTCAAATTGCCATTGTAACCTTATATATGTAACAATTATGTTACATTGAactacttaaatgtaattaCATATTGATGGTCAAATATGGTCCTTGATGTCTCTGTCATTATATATGAACGTTAACAAGTGATTGTAATAGTATATGGATGTATTGTACTTAAATCTCCAATCTTAATGATGTGTTTTTACAAGTTTACCCTTTTATTAGAATGACCTtgaatcatttttctttcatctcTCATAATAATTTGGGAAGTACCCCAAAATAggacaatttcttaatcttgggacaGAAATAGGACGAATCGGTCATGAACAAGTCATGCACaccatgcacaaaaccgaaatcACTAAAATACTCacatataaatactaaaaatcAGAAGCACATGCATCATTTTCTCATTTGGAAGAGAGGGATGTCAAGAGAACTCTGTGAGCTCTGGGTTTCTGGGTTGAGCTCATATCTTTGAGCTTCGATTTCAAAGAGAGGGAAGTCCAAAGAGAGGTGAAAAGAGTGAGTTGGGTTTTGGCTTGACCTCATACCtctgatttcgaacaaagagatGCGAGAATGTTCACTAGTTATGGTGTGCATGGCTATATCTTAATATAAGAAGCGAGAATGTTCAATAGTTATGATGCACGTATGTTGTGCCCTGGAAATAAGCGAGTATGACCACAACCTAGTTGGCCTTAGCGAAAaactaaattaagaaaaagcttATAGGATGTTAAAGATCATGCGTGTCCATGAAATAACGACAACgagtatcatgtttttcatgtgcACGGTTAAGCGGTGATTGATATACATAACACGACTTTTCAAACTACCATTGTAACCTTATATATGTAACAATTAATGTTTAATTGTatccatggtctaaaatatccataatatcccgatattttcatcgaaatttccgtgtttttggactaccgatatttccgatattttagaccttgctaagtcactcatgtatcttaccatgcaatgtataaagtgtaaaatattgtactaattcattatatataaatgattatggtgtgtttaaacttttttcattaattactacatattttctatactcacaatatttgccagctcgctatataatcaacttaaatcagttttatctatcatgcaatgcatttccttccaattttttgtgataaactaatagataattgactaaataatcATCCTGCAAAgtatcaataaaaatttccaagcttttcttacaattttcgtggtttttattcaatttttatcgatatcaataatatcccgatatttccatcgaaatttctgtgtttttggattaccgatatttccgatatcatcgatattttataccttgattGTATCCACTATACCAATAGGTTGCCGTTAAAGTTTCTTATTAATGTGAAAAGCAGCTCGTTGCTCGATCTCCAGTTCTACACATGTACTGTACATATGATGTGCATATAGTGTATATGAACAGGTGATGGCATTATTTTTCTGATTTCAAAGAGAGAGTTGTGAGCTCTGGGTTTTTAGGTTGGCTCAAATCTGTgagcatatcatgtgcatgtcgTGTACATACAGTGAGCAAGTCTTGaaaaattcatcaaacaaaACACTAGCATTTAATGTATGGGCTTTGTTCCACCCTCGATGTGAGTCCAGTGGTGGTGATCTCGAGCCTCAATCGTTTGCCGTGTTGCCAGAAAATGGCCAGAAAACTCGTAACCTGCTTGAGTTTTAATCCCAACTATCAGGGATGAGATTCGTGATAAGGCTAGGTGTTTTGGACTCGTGAGGACGAGATGAAATTGGTGATGGCTTCGATTTGGACGGTGTTGGTCGGGATGACTATGCACCGTGTGTGCACAGTGACAAAGGGAGAGAGAATGCATGAGGGAGAaagtgagagaagagagaataaGGGAGatagagagtagagagagagtagagagagagagagaaatcagaAAATTGGAGGAAATAACTAATTTATATATGAGCGTAATTTAGTCTTCAAGGTGTAGAAAAGTCATATTTCTGTCTAATTGTTGTGCATGGCATGTGCATATTCAAAATGTCCTATTTCTGTCCCAAGATTAAGGAAAAGTCCTACTTCTTAGTATTTCCCTAATACTTTTGACACAACTATATATTTGCAATAGAAGTGGAAAATTTGAACTAAACCACACAATGAGTTAGTTATAATAAATTAGTATTGAACTTGTTATTTATGAAAATCGAACGTAAGTTCTCACACTTACATAGTCCTCCTATACTAATTTTACCAATACTAGACAAATAACTTGTTAGGCACAACCACGTTAGTTAAGTGCTTCCCCGACACTCGAATTCAAATCTCCTAAATAGTTTAGATAAGTAGAAAacggtacttttttttttcggaaacaGAAAACGGTACTTTTGATATGGTATAATTTATGggctttttttttgtcaaggaAATTATTCTTAATTACGAAGAAATAGATTTACGTACTAAAGGTCCAGAGGagaaacaaaaacaagcaaaaaaaGGACCAACCAAACAAACCAATAAGAGCCCAACCAAACAGCTAAAGCCTAAAGACAGAAAAAACATAAAGTCGAGAAACCCGTTGCTACCGCCTCCGCCGACATAGTGCATCTTGACCAACGCAAATCTATGCCCATCACCAAACATTGCCTCGCCAAACTCATCATCCAACCCTAAATAGCTCTCTGTGCACATCCACAAAGTAAAGAAACCAAAGCTCTACACACCATCTCGATGGGAAGTATGACTAAAGGTCGAAGCTCAGATGAACGATAGGAAGGGATGCCAGTAAAGTAAAAAGAGGAAGACAGATCGAGATGTGGAGCAGAGGAAAAAGCACCAGAGAAGGGGAAAAGAAGAGACAAAAGAAGAAAGGGGAAATTGGCAACCGACCCAACCGAAGCTAGAGTTGGCACCACCGACTTTTAGTAGGATTGAAAACCCCATGCTAGAGTCGGCGCCACCTATTTTTGTGTGCAACCTATGCATTTAGATTTAGTTGTGGGCAGCTCTTTTAGATAGCGATCAAATAGGGGCGTTTTGATATAGACCCCTCATTTTTAGGCTTCTTAGATTAAATATCTGTTCAATTTAACAATTTGATTAAACATTCTCCTACAATTTTGGTGTCATGTGTATTTTAATTAACCCATTGTAACGTACCTAAATTACATATTTTGCCATAGCCTTTAACATATCTCTTTGCCGTATCCAGTTTCTTCACCCCAAAATGCAAGCAAGTTTCCTAGATTCTTGCTAACTATGTCTCAGAGTTTTAATCCGAGTAGAATACTTGTTGAATATCAgaaggatttgaatttaaggatattaataatgttatttttCTAGTGAATTTTATTTTCCAACGGCACTTCCTACCTATGAACATACCATAAGTTTCAAAAGCCTTCTTTTCGTACCGAGGTCGACGTTGGTATTCAGGTTCCAGTTACtgatttttattcaattatCAGTTGGGTGCATTGATTTTGATTGTCTTTCGAAGTCGCAGGTTTTGATTaaacgaaaaaaaataaaagatgaaaaCTTGATTAATCTAGGTATAGCTGAAGTTGTTATCGAGTTAAAAAACATGATTCACACGTTAGGGTCGATGCATGTTGTGTATTAGCCAAATTATTAATTATGGTTTTAGTATTAATTGAATTAAGAATCCCATATTGAGCTTCGGTTGGATCTCAGATCCATCCAACTTGCTAGGAGTTACACCGCAACGTACGTAGCTAGTATAAGAAGTTGAGGGTCCTGAGCAAGGCTATGATTAGTACATTATTAATGTTATGCTGACTCATATTGGACTGCAACTTTGTAATGTACCAGTTAACATTTTTAATTTGGTACATTATTGGACTGCAACTTTGTAATGTACCAAGAGTTTGGTAcgtaaagtttttatttttgaaacgtATTTGTCTGGAAAAACGTTATACAGTGTGTGTTTGTAATGTATCAAGAGTTTGGTACATTACTTAATGTTACACCGACTCATATTGATCATTTGGTTCATGATAGAATGTTAAATTAGATCATTCAAGACGTTTGGTACgtaaagtttttttatttttgaaacttaTATTTCTGGAAAAACGTTATACAGTGTGTGTTTGTAATTTACCAAGAGTTTGGTACGTTACTTAATTTTACACTGACTCATAATGATCGTTTGGTTCATGATATAATATTAAATTAGATCATTCCAGGCATTTGGTACGTAAAGTTTCAGTAATTTTTGAAACGTATTTGTTTGGAAAAACGTTATACAGTGTGTTTGTAATGTAACAGGAGTTTGGTACGTTACTTAATGTTACACTGACTCATACTGATCGTTTGGTTCATGATATAATATTAAATTAGATCATTCCAGGCATTTGGTATgtaaagtttttttatttttgaaacgtATTTGTCTGAAAAAACGTTATATATTGTGTTTGTAATGTACTAGGAGTTTGGTACGTTACTTAATGTTACATTGACTCATAATGATCGTTTGGTTCATGATATAATGTTAAATTAGATCATTCAAGGCGTTTGGTGCATAAAGTTAATTGCATAGGGGCAAAGTTGTACTCACTGGTCATTAGCTCCTATCAAAACGAGATTATACAAAGAAATTAGACTAGAAGCTAGAAATGGACGACGCCATTGGGCTAGTATCGATATATGTAGTAGGCCAACTAAGAAATGTGGTTCTCTGTTCGGAGgctttgattttgaaaaaaaaaaaaagaacatgaGTAAGAGACTTTCATAGATGggattgaattaaaaaaacgtGGAAGAACCGGCTTCCTAAAGAATAGGCACGTACATAAATATATCTACATAAAAGGATATATAtggaatttaataattaatatattaaattaaaaaaacacaatAATGACTTGTAatctaaataaatataaaaatgttGACATAGCTATTGTTTAGGCGTCCTAATCAAATTTTGTATTAGAACCAATGTTTAATCTAAAGAGGATTAGAAAAGTGATGGGGATTCTAATTTTCCCAATTATaatttcttacatgacatgttaaCCCGACTCAAAATGATTCGAAAATAGCAAGTTGAGATCAACACGTTAACTAATGGGGTCGTTATCAGATCACACTTGGGTAGAAACTTCTTATTTTCCTTCACGCAGCCAATTATAAAACCGAGGGATCAAAGTAATACACCACGAATTATAATACAGGTAAATGTCATAACCAATATGcccattttaaaatatattttcaacGTCGCTTCACTTATTTCATAACACGTGATATACATTCTTGTGTTTTATGCACACAGAAAAATCTTTGGACCAGGAGGGGGTAAAACATAACTGACATGACACCGTTATACACAGAAAATAACATTTATTCACCCACAATAGTAACCACAAGGGATTTTACGTATCCATAAAGCACCCTAAACAAATAGATCGAAGTTGTTACGCAGAATACACAAACACTGCAAACCATGAACAGCTGACTATGCAAAACCAGTTTTGCTTATTTAGGCATCGGCTAGCATCCAATAAAAGGTACAGACATTAACCCAAATCGAATACTGCAATACTAGATTCACATTGTAAACACCCACCAATCTGCTCATTTACTGCAGAACAATGCATTCTTGTGTCTCACCAACCATAGCAGCGCGGGAGCTTTTGTTAATGGTAGCGTCGACTTCTTCATGAGAACGAGGCTTAACTTCTGGATCCTCCGGCAAATTTTCATTCCCATTATTACCGGAAGCAATACGTTCGAAAATAAGAGCATTCACTTCTTGGAACCTCTCTTCAGAAAGGGAAACCTCTGCCAGGAGCTTCCAAGCATTTTCATCTGAAGCCTCGTCGTAGTCCTTTTTCCTCTTCAAGACCATATGCCCACTAATTTCCCACACCGCTGGATTCACCTGTGTATCCAGAACCTCTGCACTCACTTCTCCAAGAGCTTGTTTCTCAGCATAACACTGCATTTCATACGATATGCATGGAGGTGAGTGAAACAGCCTATGCACAACAAAAATATTACTTACGAAGCATTTGTGTTTCATTGACTATATACCTGTGGCAGGAGAAAGATTCGCTTTCCACAATCAGAGATAAGGACATTGTACGGTACGTTGTTTTCTTGAAGGCATATGCAGGCATCAGAGACGGTGTAAGACAAATCTTCCAGAGTGTTTCCACCCTCAAAAACAAGACCTCTGACAGGATAGTTCAGAAGCTCAGAGACCTTCACCTCAGCATTCAGAGTGGATATTTTCTTGGTAGGAGCCTTCTCAATGGGAAAGGTCACGGCCAAGTAGTAAGCCTATAAACGGAAGAAAATTTGTTTGAGTGACAACTATAAATAGTGAAAAAATCAGAAGCTGAATCCAATAATTAACGCCAGCTTGCTAGAAAAGTATGCAGTTAGAAACCTGGAAGTGAAGGTGATTGATGGTAGCAAATGCACCCAAGCTGTTGTAACCCAATCGAAAGTAAGGACTCCCAGCTTCAGCCGCCATGTGAAGTGCAAGCAAGAAGCTTTCCCGGTCAATCCTTTGTGGCAAACGCTCAAAAATACGAGGAATCAACAGCACATGGCCATATTCAATAGGACTGACCTGTTAAATGGGGGACAGTAAACGATAAATACTTTTTTCTCAAATACCTTGTTAAGAACAAATAATGCACAAGGAGAAAGAGCTTACATTAATGGCAACAACGCTCGGAGAATTTTCAACATCAATGGGTGCACTAGGGAAAAAGTGAACTTCACCATCTTCACTGGCTTCAAACCGGAATAGAACCTCCTCTTGTCCAACTTTAGTGAAGTTAAACTTGCTGCTATCAAAGGGCTGGAGGACCTTATCAACTCGAAACTCAGTTGGTCTCTTCTTAAGATGGCGACCCTCATTCAGCTGGGCAATGAAACCATATTGCCCTGGGATCACCTACACCAAATTATCAAAGAAATTGGTCCCCATATGCCAAATAAGTATATAGTCCATACACATTGTTCCTCAGCTCGAATTTCAATTCCCGTTAACAAACACTACAAAATTGAGGAAAAGTAAGTGAATCCACCTTGGTTTCACAAGAAGTGACATCATAGCGAAATAGCCCTCTCTGCATGCGATCCTCCCACTGTACCATTAAGTGGTAAGCAATTTTACTCCAAAATAATTGCTAAACACAAGAGGTAATAAACAAATCTGGTGATCTTTCTTCATCTCCTGTAAATCAATTTACCTCCCCGAGAAGCAGCGAGTCAAGAAACGCAACGGGAGGCTCTCTTTTGTCATGTCCGGGCACACCCGTGTCACCATTATTCACGTTCCGCTTCTTGAAGGCATACAATGGAAGTTTTGCCCCTACACAAACCGAAATTGGTACAAAACCCAGTCATAACTAGAGCCTATACCAAGCGAAAAACCATGAGAACCCAACATAAAATCATTTTCTTCAAAtcccataaaataaaataaacaacgTACCGTACAATGTCCTTATCTCTGATTGAttccataaaagaaaaaaaaaagcaagaatCTTGACAACTTATCACATAGGTAGGCTTTGTTTTACAAAACACCTATTCAAGTGCATAACAAATAAAGCAcagaaattcaaattcaaagtgGAGGGCATTTCAACAAATACCTGGAATGCAACATTGGTTAAGGCAATTGCGGCCACAACCCTCGACGCGGCGAGCACCCTCCTCCGCCTCATCTTTCTGGTAATTCGAAACGACGGTGGGAACCCTCTTGATCCTCAACATCATGCTCCCTCCccttctttctccctctcttttttttccctttttttttcttaattctcAGTAAAATCAAACACCACCAAACCCAAAAACCCCCGAAAACAACAATACGATCTACTCGTGCActttatagaagaaaaaaatctcTAAAATCTTCTAAGAATCTAACCAAGAAAGTCTAAAAAAGCTAATATAAGCAGAAGAGAAAAACAGAGGATGCAGAACCGCCACCAGCGAGGAAGAGCAGGTCGGAGGGGCTACCGCCTTCGGAAGGCAAAGCGCCACGCCCGCCGTGCGGCGAAGGGTTGCTCTCAATTACACAACCCTTTCGTCGGACAGCCCGGACATGAATGAGCGGCCGAGGAGCTCCGTGTATAGCCGTGATGTCTACAACTCGTCGAACCTGGGTCTTACCCCTAAAAATATACCAAAAAATTGATCAAACACCTTCCTTTCTTCTCCCTcagataaaataggaaacaaaccAGAAAGGCGAGGATCGCCTGTTTCGAACTGAATCGAAAAACCCAGATGGGGATTTGGGGATTCAGGGGAGTGAGTGGGGGTGTGGGGAGGAGATGAGGGGGTGGATTTATAGGTGTGGGGAGAAGAAGGGGTGTTCGTGGCTGAGGGTGTACCGTGGGGTATGTATTTGTATTTTAAGGATAATAATTGAGGGAAAAAAACCCACATAAGCTGGTTAGTAAgttcattatttttcaaaatatattttccaaaaaacaacaataactaacacaactaaaatttaaaaaaaaataataataatcataacGTAACAAACTATTACGAAAAGGGTATAGTATTtagcttaatttgcatgcaatttttttccttccttgtaAAGTAACCAACCTTTTGTTTTATCACAAACGCAACCGTCCACCGTAGGAAATTTCCCAACCGCAAGGACAACATCTCAACATCATAATCCATA
Protein-coding regions in this window:
- the LOC126589652 gene encoding GDP-L-galactose phosphorylase 1-like; this encodes MMLRIKRVPTVVSNYQKDEAEEGARRVEGCGRNCLNQCCIPGAKLPLYAFKKRNVNNGDTGVPGHDKREPPVAFLDSLLLGEWEDRMQRGLFRYDVTSCETKVIPGQYGFIAQLNEGRHLKKRPTEFRVDKVLQPFDSSKFNFTKVGQEEVLFRFEASEDGEVHFFPSAPIDVENSPSVVAINVSPIEYGHVLLIPRIFERLPQRIDRESFLLALHMAAEAGSPYFRLGYNSLGAFATINHLHFQAYYLAVTFPIEKAPTKKISTLNAEVKVSELLNYPVRGLVFEGGNTLEDLSYTVSDACICLQENNVPYNVLISDCGKRIFLLPQCYAEKQALGEVSAEVLDTQVNPAVWEISGHMVLKRKKDYDEASDENAWKLLAEVSLSEERFQEVNALIFERIASGNNGNENLPEDPEVKPRSHEEVDATINKSSRAAMVGETQECIVLQ